In the genome of Methylotenera mobilis JLW8, the window CCATACTTTGTACTGAAAGCCGGTAACCATCAGGTTATCGGTCAAAGCCAAATGTATGAAAGCGAAGCTTCACGCGATAACGGTATTGAATCTGTGAAGAAAAATGGTCCTGAAGCCACCATTACAGACCTAACAGCATAAGGGTTACAAAAAAAATGGCGCCTACTAAGGCGCTATTTTTCATCATAAAACCATAATTTTAGCAACCAACAGAGAGTTAATCGCTACCTCAACATGCGAAGCAAACTTACTTGCCTATACAGAATTTAGAGAAAATCTCACCAAGCAAATCATCTGGAGTGAATTCTCCCGTAATACTACTTAATGCTTCTTGTGCTAAACGTAATTCTTCCGCCACCAACTCAGCCGAGTTTATTTGACTCGCCGCCAAATCCAAATGCGCAGCTACCTCTGTTAATGCAGATAAATGCCTAGCACGCGCCATAAACACACCCTCAGCATTATTTTGGTAACCCGCCAATTGCAACAAGTGATGTTTCAGCAGATCGACACCAACTCCAGTTTTTGCAGAAATATAAATATGTATTGCATGGTCTTGCTCTGTAATTAAAGCTGGTTCTTGCGTCACATCTATCTTATTATGCACCCAAACTTTTGGGATTTTTTGCGGCAACCTAGCTAAAATCGATTTTTCCACCTCGGTAATACCATGAGTTGCATCAACCAATAATAATGCGATATGAGCCGTTTCTGTGGCTCGCCAAGTTCGTGCAATGCCGAATTTTTCCACCTCATCGTCGGTTTCACGCAAGCCCGCGGTGTCAATTACGTGCAAAGGTACCCCATTTATTTGTATCGCGTTCTTAATGGTGTCACGTGTAGTTCCTGCGATAGCAGTCACAATCGCCACTTCTTCACCAGCCAACTGATTCATCAAACTGGATTTACCAACATTGGGCTGTCCCACCAACACCACATTAATACCTTCACGCAACAAACTGCCTTGTTTTGCTTTTACAAACACAGCCTGCATTTCAGCAATAATTGCATCCAACTTATCTGCCACACGCCCCTGGGTGATGAAGTCGATTTCTTCTTCAGGAAAATCCAAACACGCCTCTACATACATGCGCAGATCAATTAATTTTGAAAGTAGGGTATTAATCCGCTGCGAGAACTCGCCAGACAATGAACGTACCGCACTTTTAGCCGC includes:
- the mnmE gene encoding tRNA uridine-5-carboxymethylaminomethyl(34) synthesis GTPase MnmE; amino-acid sequence: MNTTNSADTIAAIATASGAGGIGVVRVSGPLSQTIAVSVLGHCPKPRHAAYLDFLQADGDLIDRGIAIFYPNPHSYTGEDVLELQGHGGTALMQILLARCIALGARQAEPGEFTRRAYLNDKMDLAQAEAVADVINAATIEAAKSAVRSLSGEFSQRINTLLSKLIDLRMYVEACLDFPEEEIDFITQGRVADKLDAIIAEMQAVFVKAKQGSLLREGINVVLVGQPNVGKSSLMNQLAGEEVAIVTAIAGTTRDTIKNAIQINGVPLHVIDTAGLRETDDEVEKFGIARTWRATETAHIALLLVDATHGITEVEKSILARLPQKIPKVWVHNKIDVTQEPALITEQDHAIHIYISAKTGVGVDLLKHHLLQLAGYQNNAEGVFMARARHLSALTEVAAHLDLAASQINSAELVAEELRLAQEALSSITGEFTPDDLLGEIFSKFCIGK